One Gemella haemolysans ATCC 10379 DNA segment encodes these proteins:
- the tsaE gene encoding tRNA (adenosine(37)-N6)-threonylcarbamoyltransferase complex ATPase subunit type 1 TsaE, which yields MLKIVIKDLEDTKRLAKIVSEGIEDRLVLLLNGDLAAGKTTFTKYLAEYLGVKSVVNSPTFNIMKEYKYPNGKLYHIDAYRLEDSDEDLGFEDIFFEDNVSVIEWGEFIEDFLPKERLIFNIRLVDDHREVEIISNGEYEKIEERICENW from the coding sequence ATGTTAAAAATAGTAATAAAAGATTTAGAAGATACTAAACGTTTAGCAAAAATAGTTAGTGAAGGTATAGAAGATAGATTAGTACTTTTGTTAAATGGAGATTTAGCAGCAGGGAAAACAACTTTTACTAAGTATTTAGCAGAATATTTAGGGGTTAAGAGTGTGGTTAACTCACCAACTTTTAATATTATGAAAGAATATAAGTATCCTAATGGAAAGTTATATCACATTGATGCTTATCGTTTAGAAGATAGTGATGAAGATTTAGGATTTGAAGATATTTTCTTTGAAGATAATGTTAGTGTTATTGAGTGGGGAGAGTTTATTGAAGACTTTTTACCAAAAGAAAGATTAATTTTTAATATTCGATTAGTAGATGACCATAGAGAAGTTGAAATTATTTCTAATGGTGAATATGAGAAAATAGAAGAAAGGATATGTGAAAATTGGTAA
- the tsaB gene encoding tRNA (adenosine(37)-N6)-threonylcarbamoyltransferase complex dimerization subunit type 1 TsaB: MVSLIVEASNGVCSIACFEEKNILAEKNFVCSNNLSSVILEEIEKCLKEANKKKTDLTEIISSEGPGSYTAIRVVAAVCKTLAYTLKIKLKKVSSLKLQALLEFDSNKLLVPFIDARRGNVFGAVYENIGGNLIETLEEGYYSLEEINDFLVSQNKEYVYISKDIEKLNELLLDGLKNNEMVRAANVVKIYDSLEEVDCYNMKPQYLRKTEAERELENDKSK, translated from the coding sequence TTGGTAAGTTTAATTGTAGAAGCTTCGAATGGTGTGTGTTCAATTGCATGTTTTGAAGAAAAAAATATTCTAGCCGAAAAAAACTTTGTATGTAGTAATAACTTGTCCTCGGTTATTTTAGAAGAAATAGAAAAATGCTTAAAAGAAGCAAATAAGAAAAAAACTGATTTAACAGAAATAATATCTAGTGAGGGACCAGGTTCATATACAGCTATCCGTGTAGTTGCAGCAGTATGTAAAACACTAGCTTATACACTTAAGATTAAATTGAAAAAAGTTTCTTCTTTAAAATTACAGGCGTTATTGGAGTTTGATAGTAATAAGCTACTTGTACCTTTTATTGATGCACGACGTGGTAATGTTTTTGGTGCAGTATATGAAAATATTGGGGGAAACTTAATAGAAACATTAGAAGAAGGGTATTACTCACTTGAAGAAATCAATGATTTCCTTGTTTCTCAGAACAAAGAATATGTATACATCAGTAAAGATATAGAAAAGTTAAATGAACTCCTTCTTGATGGATTAAAAAATAATGAAATGGTTCGAGCAGCTAATGTTGTAAAAATATACGATTCATTAGAAGAAGTGGATTGTTATAATATGAAACCACAATATTTAAGAAAAACTGAAGCAGAAAGGGAACTTGAGAATGATAAAAGTAAATAA
- the rimI gene encoding ribosomal protein S18-alanine N-acetyltransferase: protein MIKVNKVDVNDLDVLSRIDIDNFEDAWTKEMFKSELEHANAEYYGLFNDDEIIGFCGGWLVADEYQVNKIVIDKPHQNKKLGQIFFTYVMQLLKLKGVKKAIVEVRVSNMPAITVYEKAGFSTIDIRKNYYKNNGENAYVMIRDFSNERI, encoded by the coding sequence ATGATAAAAGTAAATAAGGTAGATGTTAATGATTTAGATGTATTATCAAGAATTGATATAGATAATTTTGAAGATGCGTGGACAAAAGAGATGTTTAAATCTGAGTTAGAACACGCTAATGCAGAATATTATGGATTATTTAACGATGATGAAATTATTGGTTTTTGTGGTGGTTGGCTAGTTGCTGATGAATATCAAGTTAACAAAATAGTTATCGATAAACCGCACCAAAATAAAAAACTAGGTCAAATTTTCTTCACTTACGTTATGCAACTTTTAAAATTAAAAGGTGTAAAAAAAGCGATTGTAGAAGTTCGCGTAAGTAATATGCCGGCGATAACTGTCTATGAGAAAGCAGGATTTAGTACTATAGATATAAGAAAGAATTATTACAAAAATAATGGCGAAAATGCTTATGTAATGATAAGGGATTTTAGCAATGAACGAATTTAA
- the tsaD gene encoding tRNA (adenosine(37)-N6)-threonylcarbamoyltransferase complex transferase subunit TsaD: MNEFKNLDNINILAIETSCDETSVAVVKNGKEVLSNIVSSQIETHKQFGGVVPEIASRQHIEVVMQIVEEALEGAKTALDEIDAICVTQGPGLIGSLLVGVNVAKTLSYALDKLLIAAHHIAGHIYASNIDNDIVYPSLALVVSGGHTELVYLKDELDFEIIGSTHDDAVGEAYDKVARQLNLEYPGGPKVDKLAKLGEDKYKFPRAMIDSDDYNFSFSGMKSAVINFVHNAKQRGEEIVPEDLACSFQTAVVEVLIAKTKKSIVNLGVKQLILAGGVAGNSELRKQVLELEQQLGVEVLIPKMSYCSDNAAMMGAVGYYYYKNNIFANPLTLNAKSTLDLEEVRG; this comes from the coding sequence ATGAACGAATTTAAGAATTTAGATAATATAAACATATTAGCTATAGAAACAAGTTGTGATGAAACTAGTGTAGCTGTAGTTAAAAATGGTAAAGAAGTACTATCGAATATTGTAAGTAGTCAAATTGAAACACATAAGCAATTTGGCGGGGTAGTACCTGAAATAGCGAGTAGACAACATATAGAAGTAGTGATGCAGATTGTTGAAGAAGCGCTAGAAGGAGCAAAAACAGCATTAGATGAAATAGATGCAATTTGTGTAACACAAGGACCGGGATTAATAGGTTCATTACTAGTTGGTGTTAATGTGGCGAAAACATTAAGTTATGCTTTAGATAAACTTCTAATTGCAGCACATCATATTGCAGGTCATATCTATGCTAGTAATATTGATAATGATATAGTATACCCATCACTAGCACTTGTAGTTAGTGGAGGACACACTGAACTTGTATATTTAAAAGATGAACTTGATTTTGAAATAATCGGTTCTACTCATGATGATGCTGTAGGTGAAGCTTACGATAAGGTAGCTAGACAGTTAAATCTTGAGTACCCTGGGGGTCCTAAAGTAGATAAACTAGCAAAATTAGGTGAAGATAAGTATAAATTCCCTCGTGCGATGATTGATAGTGACGATTATAACTTTAGTTTTTCAGGTATGAAGTCAGCAGTGATTAACTTTGTACATAATGCAAAACAACGTGGTGAAGAGATCGTACCTGAAGATTTAGCATGCAGCTTCCAAACAGCGGTAGTAGAAGTTTTAATTGCAAAAACTAAGAAATCTATTGTGAATCTAGGTGTTAAGCAGTTGATTTTAGCAGGTGGTGTTGCAGGTAATAGTGAACTGCGTAAGCAAGTCTTAGAACTAGAACAACAATTAGGAGTAGAAGTACTTATTCCAAAAATGAGTTATTGTAGTGATAATGCTGCGATGATGGGAGCTGTAGGATACTATTATTATAAAAATAATATATTCGCTAATCCATTAACGCTAAATGCGAAGTCAACATTAGACTTAGAAGAAGTTAGAGGATAA
- a CDS encoding phosphotransferase family protein, producing MKKQLDELLDTNLQQINHISENKHFIGFSKRLGQRVFVKIFKDPLKYKLEYKVLRNKGNFLLDFSEYSALVLKYEDFTPLNKENINDEDIIKIAVLISDFYRGNCLSIENDKEISLEKVLEKNVYRLASRKEYTKISKLHSRFLKNISKLEEEYEKTLVLIHGDFGLRNIMRKDDNLVLIDFERVKYASYYLDFIKYFYQDLDNDKFKKDLFLKHYYKHSNEEVLSEELEYCMIFISALGILNYTLRVKDKEFEKLGLKMLEDVVNYYI from the coding sequence ATGAAAAAACAACTTGATGAATTATTAGATACTAATTTACAACAAATAAATCATATTTCTGAAAATAAGCATTTTATAGGATTTTCTAAAAGATTAGGACAACGAGTATTCGTTAAAATTTTTAAAGATCCATTAAAATATAAACTAGAGTATAAAGTTTTAAGAAATAAAGGTAATTTTTTATTAGATTTTTCTGAGTATTCTGCACTAGTATTGAAATATGAAGACTTTACTCCACTAAATAAGGAAAACATAAATGATGAAGATATAATAAAAATTGCAGTGTTAATATCTGATTTTTATAGAGGAAATTGTCTCTCAATTGAAAATGACAAAGAAATTTCATTGGAAAAAGTTCTAGAAAAAAATGTATATAGATTAGCTTCTAGAAAAGAGTATACTAAAATAAGTAAGCTTCATTCTAGATTTTTAAAAAATATTAGTAAATTAGAAGAAGAGTATGAAAAAACACTAGTTTTAATTCATGGAGATTTCGGTCTTAGAAATATTATGAGAAAAGACGATAATCTAGTATTAATAGATTTCGAAAGAGTTAAATATGCTAGTTATTATTTAGATTTTATTAAATATTTCTATCAAGATTTAGATAATGATAAATTTAAAAAAGATCTATTTTTAAAACATTATTATAAACATTCAAATGAGGAAGTTCTTTCTGAGGAACTAGAGTACTGCATGATTTTCATATCGGCATTAGGTATTTTAAACTACACCCTACGTGTTAAAGATAAAGAATTTGAGAAGTTAGGATTAAAGATGTTAGAAGATGTTGTAAATTATTACATTTAA